ATTTTGATTGTTTCAATAAAATTTTTCAGCCTTCAAGATGCCGCTGCGAAATATCTTCCGCGGCAAAAGTGCCTCCAAGTCCTTCCCTGTGAAGATAGTGATGCTGGATGCTGAACTTGAATTCAACTTGCCATGGCGAGCAACAGGGCGAGATTTGTTTGATTTGGTAGTACGCACAATCGGATTAAGGGAGACTTGGTATTTTGGCCTTCAGTTTGAAGATTCTAAAAACAACTTTGCTTGGCTCAAGATGGAGAAAAGAGTAAGTTGTGCTGTCTTTTTccaattttgttgattttttaagtaaaaaaaaggcACTTGTGTGTAATGAAGGCAGTTAGAGTTTTGTTAATTGTTCATTATGTCCCTGGAGCCTCCTATCATCATTGGGttaagaatacagaaaaaaattcaCTGTTTTAGACtatactgaaaaatgtatttaGATCATTATGTGTTATGCAGATGACAGAGTCTTTTATATCAAAGAGAAACAGGTTCTCAAAAATATTTATGGATTACCAATATGATATTACTAGTAGCTACTTCATGACACTTACTTCCTCCATACACATAATTTCAAATTCTAAAATGATACTAAACTGTATGTGCCTATTTTCTGATGCTGAAATTGTCTGTAGTTGTAAATTAAAGCTGAATTACTGAATTTCAGGTGCAGGACCAGGACATTCCAAAACAGTCAGTGGTTCCTTTTGTATTTCTGGCTAAATTTTATCCAGAAGACGTAAGCGAAGAACTTGTTCAAGAAGTAACACAACACCTTTTCTTCTTACAGGTTAGTTGGATTGTGTAAGAGGTAATAGTAAGAGGTTTATAACCTGGTAATTTGAATTTCTGATCAGTcaagaggaatatttgattttttgtttgatcttatcattattttatatgtattttaaaaagTATGTATGTTCTGTTACATTATCTGTGTTTATTGGTATGTAATAGATGAAacaaattttaaatttatatattctttcttttttctgtttctttataacAGGTTAAACAGTCCATCTTGAACATGGATATTTACTGTCCTCCAGAAATGTCAGTTTTACTGGCTTCGTATGCTGTCCAGGCCAAGTTTGGGGACTATGATCATGCTACCTACAGAGCTGGCTCACTCTCCATGGAGGAGCTCCTTCCTCAGCGCGTCTTGAGGTGACTAGATTCTGACTAATGATGTGCAGAACTCatttctgtgtttttatttatgttatttttatataatcattaaccCCTTCCCGTCAGGAAGgagtttatgattatatttataaagaaCTTCCAACAAAGGATTTTGATGTCTTCAGTCCTCTAATTTCTGAGAATTGTACTGACTGAACCAAATTCAACAGCCAATACCAAATGACTCCAGTGATGTgggaagaaaggataagaatCTGGTATGCTGATCACAGAGGAATGACACGAGATGAGGCAGAAATGGAATACTTGAAGATTGCACAGGATCTGGGCATGTATGGAGTAAACTACTTTACCATAACAAATAAGAAGCAAACAGAACTCTGGCTTGGTAAATGATTAaggattttgttttgtatttataaaagaaagatgtactcatttaattattattatttttcatgttttatgtgAATGTTACCAATTTCAAGTAATGTTTTCTGTATCATTAGATGCTGAACAGTTTGTTAATCCTATCAAGAGGCTACTCATAGGATAATTACAAGGATTTCATGAGAACTGATATTTACATAGTTTTCTTTGGAGCATTGTCTTTATTCAGGATTTCATTGCAGGTGTTACAGCTCTTGGACTTAATGTTTATGAGAGCGAGAACAAGCTGGAACCCAAGATTAGCTTTCCTTGGTCAGAAATACGGAACATAAGTGTAGATGACAAGAAGTTTACTATCCGTCCGACTGACAAGACTGCACCAAACTTTGTGTTCTTCTCCAAGAACAGTCGCATGAACAAGCTAATTTTAGATCTTAGCATAGGGAATCATGAGTTGttcaaaaggagaagaaagccAGACACCATTGAAGTTCAGCAGATGAAAGCGGCAGCTCGAGAGGAAAAACACAGACGACAGGTATGTAATCCACTGCAGTTTGGGATCATGTTAAGAAGAAAAATTGGTTTAATGTAGAAATGAACACAtgtgtcatttatatattattatctatccatctttgtatatgcatacctgtttttttttttggcatctcAAGGTCTGGTGTAAGTTTacagtatttatgtatgattgCATAAGTAGAGACTTACCGAGCTGAATTaggtgaatatataaacattcatatatttatttattttcacaaacAGATTGAAAAAGATAAGTTGGCCCGAGAGAAGCAGctaagggaggaggcagagagacagaaggttGAGTTAGAGCAAAGGCTCCTTCAGTATCAAGAAGAAATGAGAGCTGCCAATGATGCCTTGAGGAGGTAGGGAAAAAATACTGTTAAGCCAAATCTTTAATCCATTTGATCCGGTTGCTTCACAGCagtcacatggcccaaaatacaggcattaggcttacatgagtAGCTGCTCTAATGGCTTGAAGGCCAGGCGCATGCAAGCACTCGTGTGGGGTGACAAGACTATGCTTTCTATATGCaatgtcattttcattgtttatgcATGAGCATTTTTAACTTCTTTGCCATTTTCCAGTGTCCATATTTTCATTTGATTAACTTTATCTAGACGGTAATAGGCAGTTTTCCTTGCACTGAATCCATATcttctctctaggtagtccataactcggtgaaagaataataacaataagtaacaattTGTTAtgtgtgcaatttttttttattttttcattttctgtaatacaacctgtgctgcTGGTCACGGCAAGCAGGGAcaggatgctgagcatggaaatggtgtcCTCCTTGGAGCCactgctcttccagtcatggctcacagagaCTACATTCTGCTCTCAtgtatcaatggaaataatgcaaaagcccctttcaAAGTGCCAAATAAGTTTAATCACCCTGTAAGAGGTTTGTGTACTCTTGGCAAGtcttcccatcaccctggcctaAAGATGAAATGGTCATGAATGCAAGTTCACATTACCCCAGCCACACAAGCCAAACTTTTCCATGGTGTGACATCCAGGTCGTTATTTTTGTGTGCCATAGATACAATATATTTCTTGTGGTAATGACATATTTAGGAGAAGAAAAGGTGTAACTGACATATATCTTCATCAGCAGATATAATTGCAATGGTGTTATAGATTAATAGTTGCAGAATTATGTGTCCACTAGTTTTTGTGAATttgttgcacatagatggctcgacAAGTgcccagccaccaaggagtcaataggTTCTATAAGGctgcacctgatttccccattctttgagtttttaaaggggaaagaaaatctgaagcttttaatattgatattgttattgatgagtTTATGATGATCtctttgttatctttatgatctctatgtttgttgttattttaccaATAGAAGAgattatattgctattgttatcattactttttattgtcAGTCATTTTATTGTGGTTCCaagtatgtttattatattgttatgtaaatgataatattatgattactatcatcatcatcattattattatcacttttactttttctttttaccttctgcatcttatgtgtatatatatatttttttttatttatagatctGAGGAAACTGCTGACTTACTAGTAGAGAAGTCAAGAATAGCTGAAGAGGAGACCATGCTCCTAACACAGAAAGCTTCAGAAGCAGAGCAGGAGTGCCAACGTGCACATCTCTTGTCAGCCAAAACGCAGGAAGAAAAGATGCTGATGGAACACAAGGTACTTAACTGCCCCCAAGTTTGTAGTTGATGACAGAAAATCACCTCATTAGAGATGCTGGAAAATTAAACAcacttatctatttctctaaaGCACTCATATTGTGCTGTAAGTAACACACACTCTTTGCAGGTGAGAGAAGCTGAAATGCTGGTGTCAACAatggtagaagagggagagagaagagccacAGAGTCTGAAAGGCTTCAACAGGAGCTGATACGGGCAAGGTTTTCCGAGAAGCAGGCAAAGGAGAAGCTCAACACCCTTGTCAAAACTTTCAATTCTTCCATATGTCACTCGGCAGCCAACTCATCCATTGTCAATTCCTCCATTCTTGGTACTTCTCTTTTGAACAATTCTACGATGCATTTGCCACCACCTGCATACTCACATAGGTAAGCAGAGTTATAAAGGAAATagttaagattatcatcatttctctttttatttat
The Penaeus chinensis breed Huanghai No. 1 chromosome 15, ASM1920278v2, whole genome shotgun sequence DNA segment above includes these coding regions:
- the LOC125032747 gene encoding merlin-like, giving the protein MPLRNIFRGKSASKSFPVKIVMLDAELEFNLPWRATGRDLFDLVVRTIGLRETWYFGLQFEDSKNNFAWLKMEKRVQDQDIPKQSVVPFVFLAKFYPEDVSEELVQEVTQHLFFLQVKQSILNMDIYCPPEMSVLLASYAVQAKFGDYDHATYRAGSLSMEELLPQRVLSQYQMTPVMWEERIRIWYADHRGMTRDEAEMEYLKIAQDLGMYGVNYFTITNKKQTELWLGVTALGLNVYESENKLEPKISFPWSEIRNISVDDKKFTIRPTDKTAPNFVFFSKNSRMNKLILDLSIGNHELFKRRRKPDTIEVQQMKAAAREEKHRRQIEKDKLAREKQLREEAERQKVELEQRLLQYQEEMRAANDALRRSEETADLLVEKSRIAEEETMLLTQKASEAEQECQRAHLLSAKTQEEKMLMEHKVREAEMLVSTMVEEGERRATESERLQQELIRARFSEKQAKEKLNTLVKTFNSSICHSAANSSIVNSSILGTSLLNNSTMHLPPPAYSHSLAIGSTNDLVVGSAVDLPDLTLESTEALNSTYAPDLTSLDLLNDTDVEQLSLEIEKERVEYLERSRHLQQQLRHLKSEIEVLKVEENQTLLDAVYHEQLRAGETKYSTLRRTRSGNTRTRVAFFEEL